The nucleotide window TGAAATAcaactgtattcattttctagggCTTTTTAATGTAAGTAAATAAAGATGATTACGATCTGCAGGCATTCATTACCtaataacatataaaaataaaataagaatttttttaatttttaaagatcaacGTATAACAGATCAGCACTTGCCTATAATCTCCCCAAGAGGCACTACAACATTTCTGTTTACATAACACTGGTCCTCCAGCTGGGCTCAAATTAGCCAGTGTTACTATAACACGTCACCTGAGACAAGGCGATGCGAGGTAAACGCGGACAAAAGGCAGCAAAGGGCtcagaaagagaagggaacaaaTATGGTAGACCCTATAACTCAGCCCAAGACTTGGGAAATGTCCTTAAGAACTGAACCATCTGTGGCTGGTACTGGAACTGAGCCTTCAGAGCAAGGCTGCAAAACTGTGaatctctgtttccttcttttttcagggaggggagaaaaaaaaaaagagttcctttatttaaaatacactaaATGCTGAATTGAAAATAGTGGGCCTGCCGACACATGACCACCAAAATTATTAAATGTATAGGCTTAATTGTAATGTGCAACACATCAAATGTACTAAATTTTAAGCCCTAAAGGCCAATTCCATAACTAAATGCAGGGGACCAAGGAAAGCTgctatgaaaaaaacaaagctgcaTCAGTTTAAAGTTTGATGTCTTcttgaaccatttttttttcttttttaacctttttttttttacaaagcaaTACTAATTAGCTAAAGGTAATTCCCCTGTCTCCTAACTTCAAATACATTCCTTTGATAAATACAGGGCTTGAAGTAATGGATTTACCACACAAGGACCATGAACATGTGGTTAAATTACTACACGAGAAACCAGTATGTTTATCCCACATTCAGAGCAGATTCCTTTGAGTCCCAATGTCAACCTCAGGAGGCCCCTGACGAGCTAGTACATAGAAGGCAAAAAGAGATACCGCGCTCCCCGCTCCTGAGCACAGGGTACTAATGGAGCCTACCTCCTTCCAGCTGGGCACCGGGGGCAGGCGGAGGGCTGAACCTTCACGCGCTCCAGTGCACGTCTACCAAGTGAAGAGTAAGTGTAAATAAGATGTGAAGGGGTTGGCACAAAGCCTGGCACCTTTGCCAGGCACCTCCTGGGAAGTAGTCATTAAAACCCAAAGGAACGACCGGGGCTGACAAGGTGGTGTTTACTGAAGGTCCACGACGTGTCAGGCTCTGCGTTAGTGCTCACGTGTAAAAGAGAAACGGGGAGCCGTGCAAGCATTGTCCAGACCACGCCGCATAGCAGGGTTTGTGAGACTGAAAGCAAGACCCATGATGCCCCTTCCTGACCTGAGCTATCCCAATTCTAATGGTGAGGCTGGGAACCAGGTTGGTGAACCCAAAGTAACTccaatataaactttaaaaatcatgagAGCTTTTCACAGAGAGCCTCAAAATTCAGAGTTGGAATCCTCTTTCAGTGTTCACTCACTTCAAATacaccaaatatattttttactttctcccGTGCTGAATTCTGAACACTAATGTCCTATTTTTCTGGCATCCTTCACAGCTTACAGAGCATTTTCACTCAGATGGTATCATCCTTGTGAGGGGATGTTCCACCAATAAATGGCAACGTTGCGAATTAATTCCCACCATAAATAATGTTTCCAACTCAGGTGAATGCCAAACAGTAGTAACACGGTGAAGAATCTTTTACCTACTTAAGTCTCGAGAAAGCACATAAATGAGATGAGTGGGGCAATAAAACCTGCTAGCTCTCACCTCCTTCTAATGCAGATTTTGTCACAGAGCCAGTGAAACGACATTTCACATATCCCAAAGATGCACTGGGAATTTCCTTCACCATCACGTGACACCCACCACGGCAAGGCACTACCAGTCCCACCGCTAAGCGGCACAAACATGCAGATCTCCCCAAGTCCAGGGCGCGAGCAGCAGGTACACCCAGCACTCCGGCAACAGGGTCGTGGTTCGGCTCCCTCACGCCTTTCCTCTCCCATGAGTTCTGGCACCTTCCGGTCCTGCGCCCTGTGCCTTCATTTCTGCATCTGATAAATGTAAGAACTACACTCCCTCTTACCTCTCACCACTCAGGGAGTCTTACCCGAAGAACAACGCGCTTCTCGTCCCTGGTTAAGGGGCCACGCTCATCTGCACAGTGATGGGCAACCCCTGTGAGAGGGCGTCCTTGGCTCACCTCCAGTCTCAATGCAGGGATATGATGGAGGAGGTTCTCTCCAGTTTCCACTGGAGTCTTTCATGTGAGATCGGTCAGAAGCAAAGTTCTTCAAATAGGAATCTGCGCGGATCACTCTAAATTTCCTGTACATAAACCAACATTCGTTTATATCACAGTTGAAATTCTAACTCAATTCTCATATAGACTCATTTTCTATGACATGCACAAAACTAGACAGGCATTTTTGTACTATTAGtgatacacaaatatatatgtagcTTTAATACCTGTTAAAGATGCCATGAGAAATGATCAGCTGAAATCCCAAACTACAAAGGCATGGAAGTGTACCCGGTTGCCTTTACTTACTCAGTGTATATATGAGGGGCAAAGGGCGTAATTTCCAGGTGCTGCCATCTCAGCCCTCAGACTTCTGTCATCACCAGGCATCCAGCTCCGCCACCCCACCACCCACGCACCCAAAACGAAGAGTATGAGAGAAATCCCCAAAACGACTGTTAGAAAATGTTCTGGATCTCATCACACAAATTTTTAAAGACTGCCAACCTTTTATACAACGGACAacctttaaaactttaaaacattttgaattttCTGTAGAGCACATGATTCTCAAACATCAACTCAATGGTGAAGCCAAGACAAGTGATCTTTACAAAACCaatgcaaaaacaaacacacaaagtaACGCTGTCTAATTGTCAAGGCCCAACTTCAGAAAGTAGGTAAATCCACCCTGAATTTCCTCACCTTCTGAACTGTGGATGGATGTCCTCATCAGACTTAAAGGCATCTTCCACGTAAGTATCAAAGGGGCAGGGAAATGGCAGAACAGTGTCAAGATCATAAATGAAGCTCTGTCCTCCACTTGAAACATGAAGCAAGACAACATGGTAATCCTAGAAGTAAAAGTTGCTGAAGTTAACCAGGTTACCTTATGATGGTGTATTCCAAGGTTATAGTAATAATGCATATATATCATCAAAAACAGATAcaaggcacttccctggtggtccagtggtaaagaatccaccttacaatgcaggggacgtgggttcaatccctggtcagggaactagatcccacatgctgcagggcaactaagcccgcgcgccacaactactgagctcgcacgcctcaactacagagcccgcgtgccgcaaactagagcccatgcgctctggaacccgtgcaccacaactagagagagaaaacccgcacaccacaactagagagaagcccgtgtgcaccaacaaaagatcccacatgcctcaacgaagataccacgtgttgcaactaagacccgacacagccaaaaataaataaataataaatcttaaaaaaaaaaaaaagttgaagccttaaaaacaaacaaaaaaacatatacaAGACTAAGACAGTCCTccttataatagcaaaataaagcaaacacaaAACCCTGAAAGCAGACCAAATGTCCAGCGACAGGGAACAGTCAAATAGTGGAAATGTTCATGTACATTAAATGTTCACCTTTCGATCCAGCAATTTTACCATTAGGGATCCAGCCTATAGAAGTATGGCCACATGCATGTAAAGgtatataaacaaagaaaatctctgcagcactgtttataacaCTGAAAATTCAGAAGCAACCAGAAGTCCACCAAGAGGGGAATGGTTAACAAATCACGATGCAGCCATAGGACGGAGTCCTACGCAGCTGCTAAAGAGAAGTAGGTAAATTTTTGTGGAAATTGGACTAAGTCCATGTTACACAGTTGGATGGAAAAAGCAAATTGAAGATTAtgtattatacattattttttaaatttatgtgtatataaagACAGACATGTGCATTCAGAAGTACACATGCATGCATATGAGTACAGAGAAACAAGTCTACAAGGATATTCTCCAAACCATTAACAAAGGGGACAGCTTGAGGTGAGCCTGGAGAGGGGAAGGACTTTAAAATgtggttgttattgtttttaagtcAGCCAAGCCCTAATCTGTAGCCATTAAGGAAGAAGAATACAGACAGCTTCTCCTGCACAGCTGGGTCCCAGCGCACATGTGAATTCTCACTCTCACTCCCGGACACGGGGCACTGCCCAAACCAGCTAAGGGCTGGAAGGGACGTCAGGGAGGTTTATCAATGGACATGAGGGCAGTGTGATGCTTAGAGCTCCTCAGAAGAAAAACGCGCTCACAGAGAACAGCACTGCGAGATAAAAAGTTCAATCACATTAATACAATGTTAGAAATACCATCTTACATTTCTAGTACTTCAGAGCTTACAAAGCACTTTCTCAAACGATGTTTCATTTGACCCAGTGAGGTGGGGAACATAATTGAGACTGGAGATGTTGCACCATCAGAGCTGAAAGTGCTTCCTTTGGCTCCAGTTCTATCTTAGAAAGCAGAATAGCATCGGAAACGAAAGCTTATTCCCTGTCCTCCCCTTAATGCATCCTACCCTCCAGATACATGAACTAAGCGCCGCTCCCCCGGTAACAGTCCACGACTCCCTTCCCCCAGGCGTGCTCGTTACTCGGCTCCATCTGCATCACCTTCTCCTCCGCTCTCCGCATATCTATCACTCAAGCTCCGGCTCAGATGCTTTCTTCCCCATGAGCCCATCTTTGATCTTCTCCCACCCCTGCCAGAAGTAGTCTCCGCCGTATCCAAAATCTGTTTCTCTCTTGACGTCTTCTATGCTGTATTACTGTTTTGTTGGAAATATGTACTCCCTATTTTTTTGTGGGAAACCATGCTATTAAAATACAGATACGAAGATGAGAAAGATAGGTCCTTACCCTCAAGGAGTTCCTAGAGAAGCGAGTGGGAAACACAAGTCAACTGCTGCAGACCAACGAGATGATGAGGTAATTCAGCGGAGGTGGGAGAGCACGCAGGCAAAGGCACCTGAAGCGGGGCCACCTGGCTCAGCCTCAGCCCCACCACCAGCCAGCTTCCTCCTCTATAGGACGGAGATCACTGCGGTGTTTACCTCACAGTATTACTGAGAGAATTAATGAGACTACTATGTAAATAATCAGCCTTATAAAAAGCCAACCAaggtgtgggggggtgggtgtgggcGGGGAGGAAAAGGCAGGCAACTGCTAAGGAGCGTTTCACTGAGGAAAGGCTGCCGTCACTGCCTCTTGCCTGAAGGGGAGAGCTTCCCAGAAGGAGGACACAACTTGTGGAAAGGCACAaacagggactcccctggcggtccagcgttTAAGaccccacacttccactgcagggagcgtgTGCTcatcccctggtcggggaactaagaccagGGAACGAGGTGcaacccaaaaaaaaaagagagagaggaaaaagcatAAACAAGGAATATCCTTCTGGTTAGCTCGGGTCCATATTCCTACTTAACAGATGGTTGGTGAACTCGAGAGGGAAAGCAGGTCTCAACTAGGAGTCACCTTCACGGCAGAGATGGGGAACCAAGGAATGCAGATTCCAGCAATAGCCTCACTCTCTGAGTTGGGTACAGAGCTTGTCCAAATGCCTGGAAAAGACCCAGTGGGGCTAGAGGCAGGGATGTCCACTTAGAGAGTGATCAGTTCCTTCAGGGATCATGCCTCTACCCACTTAGGGAAGCCTACCCATTCCCTGCAACAGAACAGCAGTGAGACCCAGATCAATCTGCCAGAGACTTACTCCACATAGAAAATCTGTGGGGACACTTCCTGAAACAAGGTTCCCCACCCTGAGCCGCCATGAGCTGCTGTGTAAAGGGGGACAGGTCCTTTCCCTGCGAGTTTCCTGAAGACAGGAAGCAAGACCGTGACTCAAAATCAGCTGAGCACTTCAGCAATGGGCATGATTGCCAGGGCAGATGGACAGTACGCAACTGGGGTTACTGTAGCTCTGCTAACAATAATAGCTAACTCTTCTAGAGCACTGGTACCAGATACCAGGACAATGCTTCAAATGCATTATCTCACCAAAGCCTCCAGTGACCAGAGGAAGACACCGAAGAAAGAGCGTAAACAACCTGTCCAGCTCACACAGCCCACCAATGTGAGGACTGGGGTTTAACCCCAATGTGTCCGACTCAGCCTGCACTCCTAACCCAACACTGCTGGATTTGGGCTTCAATGTTAGAGCAGCGGATCCCCTGCTGGTGAAGGAAGCAAGAGCATGAGGCCAAGGATTTCAGTCTATTTTGAGCGTGGCATATaagaggcactcaataaatatatgttaagtaAGTGAATGAAGCCAATTCAAATGATATCTTATTCTAAATAAGCATCAGAAACCCGATGTTTGTTGCATTATCATGAATGGAGTTTTACTTTATCTTCATGTTTCTTAGCATAATCAATTCCATTCTTCAGGGGACCAGTTTAAGGTGACATATGGATGTGTACCGGAAAGGACCCAGCCCTGACAATGATCAGCTAAATGACCCTGAGCTAGTCACTTTGCCTTTCTTGGCTTGTTTCTTCACCTGAAAAATGAAGGGGTTGGAGCAGATCCATGTTTTCCAAATGCCAGTCATATTCACTCAGAAGTTTACTAAGAACACTAACTCCTGAACCTCTAGATCGACTAGATcaaaaacctttattttttttttcttttttcttttttttttctgccatgtCGCAcatcttgcaggatcttagctccccgaccagggattgaacccaggcccctgccagTGAAAgccctgagtcctaaccactggactgccagggaattcccagaaaccTGTATTTTTAACAGTCTCTGGATAATTCTACTGTGCAGCTGGACTAGATACTGCTCAAGTTCCTTCCAGTGCTAAATAGACAAGAGTCTAGATAACAAATATATCTGCTACATCAGCCATTTAAAATCATTCctataataatttcaaaattaaaagaaaacatgccCATAAGTGCTTCTACCTTAGACCAAATAACATCTATCGTCAGGAAgtcaaattattaataattatcatAGTCTTTCTCTACTGCCCCATCATTTCTGCTCTACCAAAACATAAAGACCACTCATGGATTACAAGTACTATTGCATCAGAAGCTGTCTGTGTTGACCATCTTACCCAGATCACAGGTCCATCTCCAGGTCTTGCCTGCTGTTTCCAGATAGGTATCTACAAAATACAATAACTCTCCTAAGCCACAACTTCAGTTAAACCACTACTAAATTCTTTAAAGCAATacatacatgaaaaataaaatatttctaggcAACCAACAATCaaggtgaaagaatgaatggataagaagaaatCCAAATCCTTCCAAGTGTCCTTaacaatgaaggagaaataattaATTACAAGATGTTTTCTGGAGAGTAGAAAGAGACCTAAACTAGGAATTTGAATTCCTGGCAGGTTCAAATCTTGCTTTCCCACTTAATTATTCATGGGACCTCCCTgagtctctatttcctcatctataaaacggaGACAGCTGTCTGGACCTCGTCTACTTCACAGGGTTTCCATTGGGATCAAACAAGATG belongs to Balaenoptera ricei isolate mBalRic1 chromosome 17, mBalRic1.hap2, whole genome shotgun sequence and includes:
- the NTAQ1 gene encoding protein N-terminal glutamine amidohydrolase isoform X2; the protein is MEGDVSAAAGAHYQPASPPRDACVYNSCYCEENIWKLCEYIKNHDQYPLEECYAVFISNERKMIPIWKQQARPGDGPVIWDYHVVLLHVSSGGQSFIYDLDTVLPFPCPFDTYVEDAFKSDEDIHPQFRRKFRVIRADSYLKNFASDRSHMKDSSGNWREPPPSYPCIETGGNECLQIVIIFIYLH
- the NTAQ1 gene encoding protein N-terminal glutamine amidohydrolase isoform X1; protein product: MEGDVSAAAGAHYQPASPPRDACVYNSCYCEENIWKLCEYIKNHDQYPLEECYAVFISNERKMIPIWKQQARPGDGPVIWDYHVVLLHVSSGGQSFIYDLDTVLPFPCPFDTYVEDAFKSDEDIHPQFRRKFRVIRADSYLKNFASDRSHMKDSSGNWREPPPSYPCIETGDSKMNLNDFISMDPEVGWGAVYSLSEFVHRFGSQNY
- the NTAQ1 gene encoding protein N-terminal glutamine amidohydrolase isoform X3, with the translated sequence MIPIWKQQARPGDGPVIWDYHVVLLHVSSGGQSFIYDLDTVLPFPCPFDTYVEDAFKSDEDIHPQFRRKFRVIRADSYLKNFASDRSHMKDSSGNWREPPPSYPCIETGDSKMNLNDFISMDPEVGWGAVYSLSEFVHRFGSQNY